The DNA segment AGCtcaaatttttccaaattaacTTTACCCCTGGGGCTGGAATCATGCAAGTGACAGTTcagctctaaagaaaaaaaaaaagttggaggaaaAAGGGGTAAGAGTTAACATTTAAGTGGATTTTCGACCTCATCATTACCCCTGCTCAAGAAAATAGGACACAGATAGGCAAAACACACCATTGTTCTGCCCTGAAGAGCCTAAAGGACTTATTAGAAACTATTATTGTTTCCTCAGGAGCTACTGTGAATTTGTAAGGGATAAAAttattgatttctcttttttttgccaTATCCCACAACATTTGGTGTACCATGATGTCATGGGGTAGGAAGTGGAGGGGTGTGTCACAAACACACAGTGTATTGTTGATACAGTTCTTCAAGATCAACTTTTCCCAGGGGTTGAGGAGTGATTTGATTCTCACAAGATATTTCAGTTTGTAAAAATGGTTTCCAGTAAGAAAGAACACATAACCCCAAACTTTCTCTTACTTCTAGCCGCCACTCCACACTCTTCCACTGTGACACCAGAGAGAGGGTAAACTGGAATCAGGTCCACTGCTCCCAGGCAAGGGTGGATTCCCTCTTGAACTTCCATATCGATACCCTGGAAGGCCTCTAGGCAGGCAGCCAGAACAGAACTGCCTAAAAGTGCAAAACTGTGAAAAACAATCATTAAGCTTTCAACTGCATCTAAAGAAAAAGCTATCATTTTGTTGGTCCACTAGTTGCTTTTCTTTTGTAATCTGTATAGAAGATTTTTTgtccaaaataatgaaaaatacaaaatctaacTTTTCCCTCACCCTACCTCACAGTAGTCATAAAACTTGACATTTCTTCCAGCTTTTTCCTCCCCAAAGTGGGAGAATTATACAAGATTTATTGGCCTTatactatttgatttttttttacagttgtttaaattttttcaattGTCTCCAATTAATCTAATCAAATTCCTTATTTTCAGAATGCCTTATgagtaattatattaaaatagatacacaaacataattttttttattttttattttttagagactgagtcttgctatgttgcccaggctggtctcaaactcctggcatcaggcaatcctcccaccttggcctcccaaagtgctgaaactataggcatgagccactgtgcccaaacacataaatttttttttcacataaattttttaaagcttactTATTTTAGTTTTGCTCTTATCCACTAATTATATTTTCCATTGAACTATTATAGCTAAATGCATATTACAGATACCTAAGAGTTTTGTGATATTACTCTGAGTTTTTATTAGTAATACAGCATGATCATTTTAGCAATAGAAGAAAAAGCAGATTTTTATCCTGTATTAAGATAACATTCAAAATAATCTGttcaggctgggctcagtggctcactcctataatcccagcactttgggaggctgaggcaggcaaatcacttgaggtcaggagtttgagaccagcctggccaacatggcaaatccccgtctctactgaaaacaatacaaaaagttagccaggtatggtgctgtgcacctgtaattccagctacaaaggaggctgaagcacgagaattgcttgaaccccggaggcagaggttgcagtgagttgagatcgggccactgcactccagtctgggtgatggagtgagacccttgtctcgaaaaaaaaaaaaaaagataatctgtCCTATGCTTGCTGAAGTTATCTGTAAGCTCTCTACTAAACCTTACAATGTCCCTGTGAGACATGTCAACTCACTGCCCAACTCCAGATCTCAAGCTCCCAACCCAGAATGCACTGCTTAGCACGTTTCATTCCATGCCAGCTTAGCAGTGAAATGAAAGCTGACTTCaacgctattttttttttttttttatactttagggttttagggtacatgtgcacaatgtgcaggtttgttacatatgtatccatgtgccatgttgatttcctgcacccattaactcgtcatttagcattagatgtatctcctaatgctgtccctcccccctccccccaccccacaacaatgtccaacaacgatagactggattaagaaaatgtggcacatatacaccatggaatactatgcagccataaaaaatgatgagttcgtgtcctttgtagggacatggatgaaactggaaaacatcattctcagtaaactatcgcaaggacaaaaaaccaaacaccgcatgttctcactcataggtgggaattgaacaatgagaactcatggacacaggaaggggaacatcacgctccggggacttcAACACTATTACTTCACAGGCTAAAACCTGAAGATGTCTTTTCTTAACCCCAAAGGATATGTGATCatcttcagcaaaaaaaaaaaaaagttatgaaatcTTGGACCCCAAGGTTCACTGTAACAAAGAGGAAATGGAGACTGAGATTTACATGTTCAGAAAAATGATTAAATGTAGTTTTGTGGTAGACTCTTTACTTAACAGAGGGGAGTATTCAGATTTACAGAGGAAATCAATGATTAGAGAATGTTCAGGTCTACCTGAAGCCTACCCCTCaccaaaaaaaagacatatatgtaaagaaagaaactgaTATCTTACCCAACTTATCAACAGAACCTGCTATTGTAATGACTGATCTGTTGTAGTCTTGATCAGAAAATATATTGAGCACTGACACTTGAGgatgtttctttcctttgaagAAAACAAGACGGAAgtgcaagaattttttttctgtgataaaaCCTTAATAGTTTATTTCTTCTGGTATATTTAAATTTAGCTTAGTGGAAAAATTATGGTATGTGACTTTTGAAAGTGACATtgaataaacatgaaattcatgaGACGCAATGTCCCACTTTCCTTACAGCGTCTTATTGTATAACCGGATGGCTCAGCTCAGACACAAGCTTTTGATGTCTGTAAGAGATGCTCTTCTGGACTTGCTACTGAATTTGCCAAAATTCCCTTAACTCAGTCTAAGATGGTAGCTCCTTTCTTCGATAGCCAAATCATATCGCTCTAAGTCCTGTTCCTTAGCAACCTCATCACCTAGGCCCTGTCAATATTTCCTTTCAAAATCCAGAAACTAAACTGTTTGGGTCAAGATCTGACATCTGGTAAAACTAGAATAGACCAATTAGTGCCCAGAGCAGAGGTTTTTGAGACGCA comes from the Symphalangus syndactylus isolate Jambi chromosome 8, NHGRI_mSymSyn1-v2.1_pri, whole genome shotgun sequence genome and includes:
- the FTCDNL1 gene encoding formiminotransferase N-terminal subdomain-containing protein isoform X5, with amino-acid sequence MQQPGERPCGLQVPVGKIMSSSRVELRLAACLLNVSEARRKYIVENIAKAALLDKNGKKHPQVSVLNIFSDQDYNRSVITIAGSVDKLGSSVLAACLEAFQGIDMEVQEGIHPCLGAVDLIPVYPLSGVTVEECGVAARKNTVHQLLKSTLVYLSLPV
- the FTCDNL1 gene encoding formiminotransferase N-terminal subdomain-containing protein isoform X6 — protein: MQQPGERPCGLQVPVGKIMSSSRVELRLAACLLNVSEARRKYIVENIAKAALLDKNGKKHPQVSVLNIFSDQDYNRSVITIAGSVDKLGSSVLAACLEAFQGIDMEVQEGIHPCLGAVDLIPVYPLSGVTVEECGVAARSCGKRRNSGE